The genomic stretch CCGCACAATGACACCTTCTTCCGGCTCCAGCAATTCCGTAAAATGCGTTTTCCACTTCTCAGCTCTTTCCGACGGCAATTTCTTGGACACTGCTACATACTGTCCATTCGGCAGATAAACTAGGGTTTGTCCGGCCAGCGTAATAATGGCGGAAAGCTTTGCTCCCTTTGTTCCATGTGCATCTTTTTGCACTTGTACAAAAAGCGTTTGTCCTTCCTGTATGGCCTGTTCAATCCGCAGCGATGCGTTCTGTTTACATGCAGGGATCTCCTGGCGCTGCAAAAAGCCTTGCCGCTCATCTCCAAAATCAACAAAGGCGGCTTGCAAACCTTTATCTACATAGCGAACAATTCCTTTGTAGATGCTGCCCACTTTTGATGTTTCACCAGGCCGGTCAAGAAATACTTCCATCACTTGCCCACGCTCTGTTGCAAGCGCTACTTTTTCGGTACCTTTAAAAAACAAATATAATGATAGCATGAATTTCCTCACTGTCTTTTTTGCAATATATCCGCTACTGTGCAATGTGCCTGCTTGTTTTTAAAATACATATCACTGCATTGCTGTTCATCCAGTATTGCATTCTTCCCTTTGACAACAATTATATGCCGCCTGTTCCTCCTATATTGAGAAAGGATATCCAGAAGCGTTGTATCAAGGCTTGCGAAGATGGGTGTGCATAGGACGCCTGTTGGTCCACACGTTGTACGCTGCAGCAAGAAGCGCAGAAACACATAATAGCGTCGTTTCCATTCTAGCCGATTTTCCCACAATAGAAAACAGAGAAGACTGACTGTACTTAAGGTGAAAGGCAATGCAATACACACATAAAGAAGAATAACCGCTCCAACAAAACAGCTAAAGCCAATTAGAACGGCGTGCGCTTTGCGGTAAGGAAGCTGCATCGAGAGGATGAGTCCTACTAGCTTTCCGCCGTCTAACGGCCAAATTGGCAATAAGTTGAATAAAAGAATCGTCGTATTATACATAGAAGCTGTCTCCAATACACCTTCAGGAACAGCAGTTGTTTCATTTAGCAGAAACAGCACCGCATACAGGACGATATGAACAGCAGGTCCTGCCAGTACAACAATTACTTCTTCCCGGATGCGTCTGTTTCCATGCTCTTCTGTTTCCATCACACCGCCAAACACCCAAAGCATAACCCGGCGAATACGCCAGCGAAAATGACGCGCAGCAAGAAAATGAGCCATTTCATGAAGAAGAACAATTCCGAACAAAACCATAACTTCCATCAACATTCCTGTCAGTATGGCCGCCAGCAAGAATGCCCAAAAGATAGGATGCAAATGAATTGGCGGCAGCCAGTTATGGTGCGTCAACTGGTGCCTCTTGAATCGGGTTTAGAAACTTGTTTCCTTGCTGAAGAGCGAAGTAGATGGATTGGGCATTCTCTTCATTTGGCACAAATTCTCCGATTTTTTCATTTGAATCAATCCGCTGGTATTGATTTACTTCAATAGCTTGCAAATGGCCGTAAATACTTTTGCTTTTATCGGCATGCTGAAGGATGATTGTTTTTCCTGTATCTCTGTCGTTTCCAGCAAATATAACGATTCCTTCATCAACAGCCACTACGTCTGATTGTTGTTCCGATTCAATGAGAATACCTTCTTTTGATTCATCAAACGGCTGCACAACCGTTCCATTTACAGGCATTGCTTGCACCTCTATTGCTTCTGCTCCCTCTCCCCCAGGCTTTAATGCTACCGGGTCTCCAAATCTATCTTGATACCAGCTATTCACTGTTGCAAAAGGAAACTCCTCCGTTAACGCCGTTAACACGGTTGCTTTCGTTTTTTCTACAATTGGATGATCAGCCTGCAAATAAAGTGCTGTTCCGAAAAACAAACTCGCGGATACAATCAACCGAAACATAAAACGCGCAGCAAACTTGGATGTATGTTCCGTACGCGGCGGTTCATATTTTGGAGTGGGACCAAACCCGTGAGACTCCTCCTCTTCAATTGTAAAAGGCGTAACGGTCTCCGCTATTCCTTTTTGTATCTGCTCTCCTTTAAGCCGTTTACGATCTGCAATGCCTTTTCGCACTGAATGTAAATTCTTTCCCATAACGAACCCTCCCTCTAGGTCTTTGTACAAGTCTATGACCAATAGGGACGAGTTATTAAAAGAAGCGAAAAAAGCCTCCTGTTAGGGAGACTTTGTGTTACTTACACGTCGCAGCAAGCAGAAAGCGATGCTGCTTTACATCTAAAAAGCCTTTCTTCTCGATAAATTGATGCAGTTCCATTAAACAATCTCGGTAACCTTCCATTGTAAAGGAAGGAATTTGCCAAGGTATTGCTTTCAAATAGAAGACTACCGCTCCTATGTCGTAAAACCGCATGGAAGGAAACGCTTCTTTTTGCTCGAGCAAGAAGAGCTGACTCGCCAGCTCTTCTGCTGCTGTTTGAAGCTTCCAATCTTGATAAGCTGCGTTCACAGGAGCACCAAGCATTTCATTCAGTGCTTTGCAATCTGTTCCGCCTACCTGCTGGGTGAGAAAAAGTCCCTCTGGTCTTAAAATACGCTGTACCTCGGCCACAGAATAAGACTCATGTTTGTTTAAAACAAGATCAAATGTTTCAGCAGCAAATGGCAGTTCATCATCGTTTTCAATCTGAAAGACTTCCACCCCGAGCGGGTCCAGCCTTTCCTTAGCGATTGGCACGTTCGGCCGATAAGCTTCTGTTGCTGCTGTGTAATGCGGCAGTGGCAGCAGCTTGGACAAAAACTCTCCTCCGCCAGTTCCCATATCCAACAGGCTAGTTGCTTCCAATAGTAATTTTCTCGCTTTACTACCATAAGACCATGGTAAAAGTTCAGATTGAATTCGCCCAGTATCTTCTATAAAAGAAAAATCCCAACCAGAAAAAGATTTTTGTGCGTCTTGTAGAAGCTGATCAACTAATTCCATTGTTTCTCCTCCTCTTTTGTATAAGTATTTGTATACAGGCAGAGCAGGAGGACCGCGTATCCGTTGTTATAAAGGGTGCTCCTTTTGCACGTGTCCTTCCTCCTTTTTCCTTATTATAACAAAAAAGACCAGCAGAATTGCTGATCTTTTACTGATAATGCATCTTTGGAACTGGCAGCTGCCATTTGCGGTGGAATGAATAAATACGTAAGAAGATAATGCCAGCAAACAGGGCATATAACAAGACAGGATGATTAGCCGCTCCGAGTCCGATAATGAGGCCCGCCAATGCAGCCCAGCTGCCATAAATCTCTGCCTTAAACACATATGGTTTTCGTCCGGCCAGCAAGTCGCGCAGAATTCCGCCGCCGCTTCCTGTCAAGAAGGCAGCCACCATTATCGCCAGAAGACTATGATCTAAACTGGCAGCGTGCAGCGCCCCTTGGATAGCGAATGCTGCTAAGCCAATTGCATCGGCATACAAACCGGCCTTTTTCCATGGATGACTAATCCATTTCGGAAAAATAAGAATGATGGTTATCGATAGGAAAGCTATGTAGAATAAACTCGTTTGCGACCATAAGTAAGAAACCGGCAAGCCTATCAGAAGGTTTCGAATAGCTCCGCCGCCGAATGCCGTTACAAATCCTAAAATAAAAACGCCAAAAACATCATATTTTGCTTCCATCGCCACAAGTGCACCGCTAATAGCAAATGCTGCCGTGCCAATTATGCTAAAAATCTCCCATGTCATGCTGAACATTCCCCTTGCTGATTTTGGACATAAAAAAACTCGTAACTCTCTCTAGAGCTACGAGTTTATCATAAGTTCATTTGCTTTTGGAAAAAAGTTTTTTCAATCGGCTGAACATGCCTTTTTCATCTTCAAAACTCATAAGCGGCACGGACTCTCCCAGTATACGGCGGGCAATATTACGATAAGCAATACTCGCCTTCGTATTCGGCTGGAAAGCGACTGGCTCTCCGTGGTTGGAAGCTTTGATAACTTGCTCATCATCCGCAACGATACCAAGCAAGTCGATTGATAGCACTTGGACGATTTCATCTACTTCCAGCATGTCTCCATCTTCTACCATGTGATTACGAATTCGGTTAACGATCAATTTAGGCGGTTCAATATCTTCCTGCTCAAGCAAGCCAATAATACGATCAGCATCACGTACACTCGGTTTTTCCGGTGTGGTGACAACAATCGCTTTATCTGCTCCTGCCACAGCATTTTTATAGCCCTGTTCGATACCGGCAGGACAATCAATAATAATATAGTCAAATTCCGGCTTCAGTTCAGCGACAATCTTTTCCATACCTTCTGTTGTCAAATCAGATTTGTCACTTGTCTGGGCAGCAGGCAGTAAGTACAAATGATCAAAGCGCTTATCTTTAATCAATGCCTGTTTCAGAGCGCATCTGCCGATAATAACATCAATAATGTCATAAATGATACGGTTTTCTAACCCCATCACAACATCTAGATTACGAAGACCAATATCTGTATCAATTAAACAGACCTTCTTCTCCATTAGAGCAAGCGCTGTTCCCAGGTTGGCAGAAGTAGTCGTCTTACCTACTCCCCCTTTACCGGACGTAATAACGATTGCTTCACCCATTTAACATTCTCCTCTCGAAACTGCTGATGCCCGGACGTTTGCGGACTACTGCCTGCAAACGGTCGATGATGATTTTTTGCTGTTCGTCATCGATGTGCCCGCATTCCATATAAACACCATCTGTCTCATGATCGGGCGCGCGGCTGATATACTCCGCGATTCGAAGCTGCGTCGGATTCATATACGAGGCAGCAATAACAGCATCGGCGTTACCGTCTTTCCCCGCATGCGCTATCCCGAGTAAATTACCCATAACAAAAATATTACCGGTTGCAGTAACACAGCCGCCAGGATTCACATCCCCAAGCAGCAGTAAATCACCTTTCACTTCCAGCACTTGGCCAGAACGGACAACACGGCTGACTGCCTTTACTTCCGCTTCTTCCTTCCACTCTATTGCAGCTTGCTTCGTAATAACATCAGAGTGAACAGACTCAATCCGCAGACGCTGCTTGCTCGTAATCATTCGACGAAGGAGCTCCTCTTGCTCCTTTTCTAAATAACGGTTGCCTAATTGAATATGTACACCAACAATCTGGTCAGCCGAATCAATTCGATTAGCAGCAAGTTTTGCTTCTAATTCCTTCAATAATTCTTCAAAAGAGCAGGCATCATCCATGTGCAAAGACAGCCCTTCCCGGGTACCTTTAATTGTGATGATCTGTTTGTTTCCAATCAAGATGGTCACCTCCGTTCGTCGTCTGATTTTCTTATTTATAAGCTAGTCGTTCTTCTAAGCTGCGAATCGGACCATTTCTGCAGAGGCTTTTGGAAAATCAGATACAAGATTACTAGCATGATAAGGTTGGCACCGAGCGTTGGCAAAAGCCTATGCAGCAAATACGTAACAAAGTCCATCGGTGCAATTCCGATCACATGATAAATCAAATAACCAATCACATCCGCAAATACAATTGACAAAAGACCAAGCAGTGCAGCCACAAAAATATTACCATGCAGCACTCTGCGTAATTCCAGAATTAAATAAATACTGAAACCATATGTGAACATATACACGCCTAAAATATCTGTATAAACGATATCTTTCAGCAGTCCGAAAATAAGCGCATAAAGCAAACTGTAATACGAGTTATCCAAATCATAAAGCATCGCAATCAGCACCAGGAATAAAAGCGTCCAGTGCGGAATCAGCCACGTGTCACCGCCAATAAACTGCTTAGGCAGCATGGCGGTAGCTACGCCTTCTAAACTAACAATTAAAAGTAGTATTAACGGCAAATAGAGCTTTTTCATTAAAGTCCCTCATCTCCGGTAGCTGAAGAAGCATCTTCAGAGGCTGCGTCGATGACTAAAACTTTATCAATATCATACAAATCAGCAGTAGGTTTGACGTGAATTGTTTGAGATAAGCCGTACTCATCCAAGTCTACGGAATCAACTTCACCGATAGTAAGTTCATTCGGAAATACGCCCCCAAGTCCCGATGAGGTAACCAAAGACCCTTTCTTTACTTCAAGGTCAGGTTTAACACCAGTAAATAGAAGCATGCCCTCTTTTTCGTCAAATCCTTCAATCAAACCAAAGATAGGATCCTGCTGCTTGCCGTCCTCATCTTCTCCACCGTCGATTACTGCGGAAATACGGTTGGTTTCATTAAATCCGCTCAGCAATTGAACAGAAGCTGTACCGCGACTCACATCTTCTACCTTGCCAACTAAGCCGCTTGCAGTCATAACGGCCATATTTGTCTCCACACCATCGTCCGACCCTTTATCAATGGTCAGCTGATCAAACCAGCCTTCTGGACTGCGGACAATCACATCAGCTGGAATTGGGTTATAATCCATTGATGTGTGTTCATTGAAGGCATCATTGGTTTGCTGTAACTCATCATACTGCTGCTCCAGTTCTTGATAGCGGGAAAGCAATCCTTTATAGTCATCCACTTTCGCCTTAAGTACTTGGTTTTCTTCATACGTGTTCTTCAAGTCTTTTATGTTTGTGACCACTGTGGTAGTAAACTGTGCAGGAACAGAAAAGATATTCTGCACAAATCCAACTGTATCACTTACGATTTGTTCTGGTAATGTCTGGCTGCTCCGATCTCTGGTTGAGAAACCGATCAAACCTACTAGGATGATGATGGCAATCAGAAAAAGGAACATCCGTTTTTTCTTAAAGAAATTCATAATTCACCCAACTCATTTTTTGGTAGCTTTGGAAAATACATGCGGATGCGCACGGAAATGTTCGATAAATTCAAGCGATTTTCCCGTACCAATAGCGACACTGTCCAGCGGGTTTTCTGCTACAAAAACAGGCATTTTCGTTTCTTCACTAATAACACTGTCCAAGTTGCGCAGCATAGCGCCGCCACCAGAAAGCACAATACCGCGGTCCATTATATCCGCTGCCAATTCAGGCGGCGTTTTTTCCAATGTTAGCTTTACAGCATCCACAATCGCACTAACCGTATCCGCCAACGCTCCAGAAATTTCTTTCGCATTAACACTAATTGTTTTCGGCAATCCTGTGAGAAGGTCGCGACCGCGAATCTCTGTTTCTTCGTCTGCTTCCGGTACACCAGCATGACCAAGATCCATCTTCAGCTGTTCTGCGGAACGCTCCCCAATCATAAGGTTGTACGTCTTCCGAATATATTGCGTGATTGCTTCGTCCATGTCGTCACCAGCAGTACGGATCGACTGGCTCGTTACAATACCGCCCAAACTAATAATTGCAACTTCTGTCGTACCACCGCCGATATCGACAATCATGCTGCCAGTTGGTTCCCAAACAGGAAGTCCGGCACCAATTGCAGCTGCAAATGGCTCAGCAATTGGGAATGCATCTTTTGCTCCAGCTTGTTTCGTTGCATCAATAACTGCACGTTCTTCTACCATCGTAATACCAGATGGAACGCACACCATGACGTTTGGTTTTTTCGCAAAAGAAGAACGATTGCGCTGCGCTTGCTTAATATAATATTTCATCATCGTTGCTGTTGTATCGTAATCCGCAATGACGCCATCCTTCATTGGACGGATCACACGGATATTTCCAGGAGTTCTGCCAATCATATTACGAGCGTCGCTTCCGACTGCTTCTACCTGACCTGTTTCTACGTTGGTTGCCACTACAGATGGTTCACGGACAACGACGCCTTTCCCTTTTACAAAAACTAATGTATTTGCTGTACCTAGGTCAATTCCTAAGTCTTGTGATAAACTGAATTTCGCCACAATTAATTCTCCTTTTCCGAGTCCGTTCCTGTTTCAGCATAGCTGCAAACAGCCGTGCAAACTTCTTCATATCTTGTCTCATTTTGTCGTACTTTATCATAGCAGATTTCCATCAGCCAGACATTGTTTTATCAGGTAAGAAAATATACCATCAGAAGAAGCGCCAGCTAGTAAGAACTACCATGCTAGGCGCTTATCTTCAAAGCTAGTTATAATTATACGAGAAAACTAAAAAAATAGATAGTAATTACAGATATCCTTTTTCCTTCAGTGAAATAAACTTCCGATCACCGATTACAAGATGGTCCAGAAGCTCTATACCAATCATCTTGCCGCACTCCTGCAGACGTTTGGTAACGTGGATATCTTCTTGTGATGGGGAAGGATCTCCTGACGGATGATTGTGAGCACAAATGATAGAAGCCGCAGACCGCCGGACAGCTTCGCGGAACACTTCACGAGGATGTACGATAGATGCGTTAAGGCTTCCGATGAAGATTGTCTGCCGATGAACGATATGATTTTTCGTATTTAAAAATAAGACGACAAAATGTTCCTGCTGAAGATTACGCATTTCCTCCATAACATAATCCGCACCATCCTTTGGGCTGCGGATTGTGTATCTGTCGGCCGGCTTGTAACGATGCAGCCGCTGTCCAAGTTCAATTGCTGCAATGATAAGTACGCCTTTAGCTGTGCCAATCCCCTTAATGGCGGTCAACTCTTCAATTGTCGCATCACGCAGCAGCTGTAACCCTTCAAAATGCATTAACAAACGCTGGGCAAGCAATGTGACAGGCTCATCCTTCGTCCCGCTCCCAAGCAGAATTGCGAATAGTTCCGCATTGGATAAATGAGCCGGCCCCAGCTCCAGCAACCTCTCTCGCGGCCGATCCTCTTTTGGCACCGACTTTATCTTCATTTCTGTTTGCAACAAAATACCGCCTTCCTTTAGACTCGGAATCCTGTGTGGCTGACAGGTTAAGAGCATCGTAACGGAAGGCGGCTATTGTTTCAAATTCATATTTAAGAAATCTATGACTGTTAAGACGCACATAATGACTAATTCTGCTCAAGAAAATAAACTTCCGAATAATCTGTTTGGCTTAATTGGAGATAGCTTCCGTTGATAGTTTTGCTGCTTCATGCCATACTGGCAGCATCATACTAGCCGTGAACGTCCCTTGTTCCATTGCGCTGATTGCTTCGGTTGATGTTGCTTTCACTTCTGCTGCTTCAGCTGGTACTTTCTCCTGCCATGCTTTCCATAGAGCTGGTTCTTGATTGTCACCTGCTGCCAACAATACAGCAAGCTCGTCCTGCCAGCCATTGCTTGTGGCTTCTACTCCTGGATCCCACGTTTTCACGTAGCTTTCATAACCTTGTGCTTGCAGTTGTGCTGCTGCAGCATCCGCCTCTTCTTTTGATCCGCCCATGCCTGTTAATAAGAAGAATTGTCCGTTCTTTTCCCATAGAACAGCAGGAACTCCAGCTTCCACGTAGCGTTGGGCTACTTCTTGTCCAATGTCTTCTTGATTATAGACACCGCCTTGCACGACATATGCAGTCAAGTCTCCAAATGCACCTGCATTAGCAGAAGCTTCTTGTGTCGCTACTGGCGCTGCAACGCCATTTGTCTCGGATTCGATACCTGCCGTATAACGTAACAGCAAGAACCCCAGCACCACTCCAATTAACGCTGCACCAAGCGCAGCTGCTGTCATTTTCTTGGCAATTGGCGACATCGCCAGCCTACTTTTATCTGACGGCTTCTTATTCAGCTGATCCAATACAGGCACATCTTTTTCGACTGTTGCTGCCGCTTCTTCGTCATAAAGTGTGTAGCTTCCCTCGCCGACCATCTCTTCTTTTGCCTGCTGCTGTTGGTTTCTCTGCTTTTTGCCGCCCATTTTGACGGAAAATCCTTTTTTCTCTTCCATTCTGCACCTCTTTTATGAATGATTTGGACTAACTCTAGCACAGCTAAAACTAGAAGTAAGAGAAATGCTGTCGAGACAAAAAAAGAGTGTTCGACAGGAAGAACCTATCAAACACCCTTTTCTACGAATTAAGAAGCAGGATTATAAAATACCCGTAAAGATATCGTTGCAATATAGCTGTTTTCCGAAGCATTTGTCACGTCAATTTGTTCTATTTCTGCCTTACGCTGCATAGCATCGACTTCTGTTAGGAATTGGTGCAATGCATTGTAATCAGAAGAAGTTATGCTGAGCTGATAGACAAAGGACCCATCCGATTCGGTAGTTGTATCATTGGAAATCGATGTAATCGTCGTATCATTAGCTTTTGCTAATTCCGTTAATTTTCTCAGCAATTCATCTTCAAGCGGTGCATCCGGCATTTGACTTTGTTCTTTCGGAGCCACCGACGTTCCCAGAACACGTTCCTGGTTCGCTACAGCAGTTTCCACTGAGGCAGTGTCATTCTTTATCGGTATCACATATAAAACAAAACACATTACCGTCAGCAAAATAACCAGCAAGAACGAAAAAACCATAACTTTCCGTCGCTGTGATGCATCTGACCAGTTTATCATTCTGCGGTCACCTCGCTTGTCCAAGCAGCTTGATCGATAGTAAAGATAAATACTGCTTGAAAACTATTTGCTCCTTGCGGTGTTATAGACTGTAAGGAAGAACGAGAGACAAATCCAGTTTCTCGAGCCGCTTGGATATAATCGGCAGCAGCTTCCTCATTTTCCACTAGAAGTGTTACCGTTATCGGCTCTAAACCGTGTCCTGCGTATGTTATCAATTCGGACCCTTTCGGTATTAACCCGTGTAATCTGTCCATTAATTCAACAGGATAAGGCATTGCCATACTTGCACTGCCAGACGCGGAGGTTGTCCGAGCATCCAGCTCTGCCTGATTCGCGGCTTGCTGGGCCTCCAAGTCTTGCAGCTGTCCTTTCGCGGCAAGCAGCTGCCACGCAAATATTGCAGCACAAACAAGAACAACAGCTCCTAAAATACTAAGAAAAAGAACCGGGGAA from Terribacillus sp. DMT04 encodes the following:
- a CDS encoding M50 family metallopeptidase; the encoded protein is MTHHNWLPPIHLHPIFWAFLLAAILTGMLMEVMVLFGIVLLHEMAHFLAARHFRWRIRRVMLWVFGGVMETEEHGNRRIREEVIVVLAGPAVHIVLYAVLFLLNETTAVPEGVLETASMYNTTILLFNLLPIWPLDGGKLVGLILSMQLPYRKAHAVLIGFSCFVGAVILLYVCIALPFTLSTVSLLCFLLWENRLEWKRRYYVFLRFLLQRTTCGPTGVLCTPIFASLDTTLLDILSQYRRNRRHIIVVKGKNAILDEQQCSDMYFKNKQAHCTVADILQKRQ
- a CDS encoding M23 family metallopeptidase; protein product: MGKNLHSVRKGIADRKRLKGEQIQKGIAETVTPFTIEEEESHGFGPTPKYEPPRTEHTSKFAARFMFRLIVSASLFFGTALYLQADHPIVEKTKATVLTALTEEFPFATVNSWYQDRFGDPVALKPGGEGAEAIEVQAMPVNGTVVQPFDESKEGILIESEQQSDVVAVDEGIVIFAGNDRDTGKTIILQHADKSKSIYGHLQAIEVNQYQRIDSNEKIGEFVPNEENAQSIYFALQQGNKFLNPIQEAPVDAP
- a CDS encoding class I SAM-dependent methyltransferase, coding for MELVDQLLQDAQKSFSGWDFSFIEDTGRIQSELLPWSYGSKARKLLLEATSLLDMGTGGGEFLSKLLPLPHYTAATEAYRPNVPIAKERLDPLGVEVFQIENDDELPFAAETFDLVLNKHESYSVAEVQRILRPEGLFLTQQVGGTDCKALNEMLGAPVNAAYQDWKLQTAAEELASQLFLLEQKEAFPSMRFYDIGAVVFYLKAIPWQIPSFTMEGYRDCLMELHQFIEKKGFLDVKQHRFLLAATCK
- a CDS encoding trimeric intracellular cation channel family protein — protein: MTWEIFSIIGTAAFAISGALVAMEAKYDVFGVFILGFVTAFGGGAIRNLLIGLPVSYLWSQTSLFYIAFLSITIILIFPKWISHPWKKAGLYADAIGLAAFAIQGALHAASLDHSLLAIMVAAFLTGSGGGILRDLLAGRKPYVFKAEIYGSWAALAGLIIGLGAANHPVLLYALFAGIIFLRIYSFHRKWQLPVPKMHYQ
- the minD gene encoding septum site-determining protein MinD; the encoded protein is MGEAIVITSGKGGVGKTTTSANLGTALALMEKKVCLIDTDIGLRNLDVVMGLENRIIYDIIDVIIGRCALKQALIKDKRFDHLYLLPAAQTSDKSDLTTEGMEKIVAELKPEFDYIIIDCPAGIEQGYKNAVAGADKAIVVTTPEKPSVRDADRIIGLLEQEDIEPPKLIVNRIRNHMVEDGDMLEVDEIVQVLSIDLLGIVADDEQVIKASNHGEPVAFQPNTKASIAYRNIARRILGESVPLMSFEDEKGMFSRLKKLFSKSK
- the minC gene encoding septum site-determining protein MinC, with product MIGNKQIITIKGTREGLSLHMDDACSFEELLKELEAKLAANRIDSADQIVGVHIQLGNRYLEKEQEELLRRMITSKQRLRIESVHSDVITKQAAIEWKEEAEVKAVSRVVRSGQVLEVKGDLLLLGDVNPGGCVTATGNIFVMGNLLGIAHAGKDGNADAVIAASYMNPTQLRIAEYISRAPDHETDGVYMECGHIDDEQQKIIIDRLQAVVRKRPGISSFERRMLNG
- the mreD gene encoding rod shape-determining protein MreD; translated protein: MKKLYLPLILLLIVSLEGVATAMLPKQFIGGDTWLIPHWTLLFLVLIAMLYDLDNSYYSLLYALIFGLLKDIVYTDILGVYMFTYGFSIYLILELRRVLHGNIFVAALLGLLSIVFADVIGYLIYHVIGIAPMDFVTYLLHRLLPTLGANLIMLVILYLIFQKPLQKWSDSQLRRTTSL
- the mreC gene encoding rod shape-determining protein MreC, which encodes MNFFKKKRMFLFLIAIIILVGLIGFSTRDRSSQTLPEQIVSDTVGFVQNIFSVPAQFTTTVVTNIKDLKNTYEENQVLKAKVDDYKGLLSRYQELEQQYDELQQTNDAFNEHTSMDYNPIPADVIVRSPEGWFDQLTIDKGSDDGVETNMAVMTASGLVGKVEDVSRGTASVQLLSGFNETNRISAVIDGGEDEDGKQQDPIFGLIEGFDEKEGMLLFTGVKPDLEVKKGSLVTSSGLGGVFPNELTIGEVDSVDLDEYGLSQTIHVKPTADLYDIDKVLVIDAASEDASSATGDEGL
- a CDS encoding rod shape-determining protein, encoding MAKFSLSQDLGIDLGTANTLVFVKGKGVVVREPSVVATNVETGQVEAVGSDARNMIGRTPGNIRVIRPMKDGVIADYDTTATMMKYYIKQAQRNRSSFAKKPNVMVCVPSGITMVEERAVIDATKQAGAKDAFPIAEPFAAAIGAGLPVWEPTGSMIVDIGGGTTEVAIISLGGIVTSQSIRTAGDDMDEAITQYIRKTYNLMIGERSAEQLKMDLGHAGVPEADEETEIRGRDLLTGLPKTISVNAKEISGALADTVSAIVDAVKLTLEKTPPELAADIMDRGIVLSGGGAMLRNLDSVISEETKMPVFVAENPLDSVAIGTGKSLEFIEHFRAHPHVFSKATKK
- the radC gene encoding DNA repair protein RadC, translating into MKIKSVPKEDRPRERLLELGPAHLSNAELFAILLGSGTKDEPVTLLAQRLLMHFEGLQLLRDATIEELTAIKGIGTAKGVLIIAAIELGQRLHRYKPADRYTIRSPKDGADYVMEEMRNLQQEHFVVLFLNTKNHIVHRQTIFIGSLNASIVHPREVFREAVRRSAASIICAHNHPSGDPSPSQEDIHVTKRLQECGKMIGIELLDHLVIGDRKFISLKEKGYL
- the pilO gene encoding type 4a pilus biogenesis protein PilO, which codes for MINWSDASQRRKVMVFSFLLVILLTVMCFVLYVIPIKNDTASVETAVANQERVLGTSVAPKEQSQMPDAPLEDELLRKLTELAKANDTTITSISNDTTTESDGSFVYQLSITSSDYNALHQFLTEVDAMQRKAEIEQIDVTNASENSYIATISLRVFYNPAS